In the Theobroma cacao cultivar B97-61/B2 chromosome 1, Criollo_cocoa_genome_V2, whole genome shotgun sequence genome, one interval contains:
- the LOC18613378 gene encoding uncharacterized mitochondrial protein AtMg00810: MEKCKAVDTPLASNYRLTKDDGTLNAESLMCKSIIESLLYLTASRPDIMFSASLLSRFMQSPSQTHFAATKRVLRYIKGTVDLGLKFEKKKSFVLMRYCDSDWAGSLDDFKSTSGYCFSLGSAVFSWNSKKQEVVAQSSAKAEYIATATNHVIWLRKVFHDLGYNYEKGTLLFIDNKSAISIAKNTV, translated from the coding sequence ATGGAGAAATGTAAAGCTGTGGATACTCCTTTAGCTTCAAACTATAGATTAACCAAGGATGATGGTACCCTAAATGCAGAAAGCTTAATGTGCAAAAGCATCATTGAAAGTCTACTTTATTTAACTGCTTCAAGACCAGATATCATGTTCTCTGCTAGCTTGCTGTCTCGATTTATGCAAAGTCCCTCACAAACTCACTTTGCAGCAACTAAGAGAGTTTTGAGGTACATTAAAGGAACAGTAGATTTAGGCTTGAAGtttgagaagaagaaaagctttgTTCTTATGAGATATTGTGACAGTGACTGGGCAGGAAGTCTTGATGATTTTAAAAGCACATCTGGTTATTGTTTTTCACTTGGCAGTGCAGTTTTTAGTTGGAATTCAAAAAAGCAGGAAGTGGTGGCTCAATCTTCAGCAAAAGCAGAATATATTGCTACTGCTacaaatcatgtgatttggtTGAGAAAAGTCTTTCATGATCTGGGCTATAACTATGAGAAGGGTACACTGCTATTCATTGACAACAAATCTGCTATTTCAATTGCTAAAAACACTGTGTAG